A stretch of Miscanthus floridulus cultivar M001 chromosome 13, ASM1932011v1, whole genome shotgun sequence DNA encodes these proteins:
- the LOC136498995 gene encoding O-fucosyltransferase 13-like, translating to MWGPHVAWDPFFYLLVWPGVLAVSLWDFFLQRRHWPIRSRASPGGSGDGESPAAMSPAAAWCAQHRLRFLLPSLFLAPVLFFLLSPPSSPPVFSLPASGEVPPSGSRFIWAQRRLVEWRPCEWWRTAPVQAASRRNGYIRIDCYGGLNQLRRDLCDGIGVARLLNATMVLPKFEVAAYWNESSGFADVFDVEYFIEQTRGYVEVVKDLPAEIASKEPFKVDCSKRKGHFDYVESVLPALLEHQYISLTPAMNQRRDRNPSYAKASYCQGCYSALRLNKNVQSKAVELLQAIPKPFLSLHLRFEPDMVAYSRCAYTGLSSKSMDSIEAARGEVRKVLTGDTARLWRNRGKCPLTPSETAFILQALDIPSNTNIYLAAGDGLMELEGFTSIYKNIYTKSSLLAHEDFENMHGNTKAALDYYVSVNSDAYIATFFGNMDKMVTAMRTMQGLQKTLVLSRRAFANYTAAGLAGEQLAKAMWDAHREEYIRGRGSALPEYCFCEFKL from the exons atgtggggccctcATGTGGCCTGGGACCCATTTTTTTATCTGCTGGTGTGGCCCGGTGTGCTAGCGGTTAGCCTGTGGGATTTCTTTCTCCAACGCCGCCACTGGCCGATCAGATCCAGGGCCTCACCTGGCGGCTCCGGCGACGGCGAGTCGCCGGCGGCCATGTcaccggcggcggcgtggtgTGCGCAGCACCGCCTCCGGTTCCTCCTACCGTCCCTCTTCCTCGCGCCCGTCCTCTTTTTCCTCCTGTCGCCGCCGTCCTCTCCGCCCGTCTTCAGCCTCCCTGCCTCCGG AGAGGTGCCTCCTTCGGGCTCGCGGTTCATATGGGCACAGCGGCGGTTGGTGGAGTGGCGCCCCTGCGAGTGGTGGCGGACGGCACCAGTGCAAG CTGCGTCCAGGAGGAACGGGTACATCCGAATAGACTGCTACGGCGGTCTCAACCAGCTGCGACGTGAT CTATGTGATGGAATTGGGGTTGCACGTCTTCTGAACGCAACGATGGTTCTGCCCAAGTTTGAGGTTGCCGCCTATTGGAATGAGTCTAG TGGCTTTGCAGATGTTTTCGATGTTGAGTACTTCATTGAGCAGACTAGAGGGTATGTGGAAGTTGTGAAGGACTTGCCTGCAGAGATAGCATCCAAAGAACCGTTTAAGGTTGACTGCAGTAAACGGAAAGGACATTTTGATTATGTCGAAAGTGTACTTCCAGCTCTCTTGGAACATCAATACATCTCACTGACACCTGCCATGAATCAAAGAAGAGATAG AAACCCCTCGTATGCAAAAGCTTCATACTGTCAAGGCTGCTACAGTGCTCTCAGGTTGAATAAGAATGTGCAATCCAAAGCTGTTGAGCTTCTTCAAGCCATACCAAAACCTTTCTTATCCCTTCACCTGAGATTTGAACCAGATATGGTTGCCTACAGTCGGTGTGCATACACTGGTCTTTCTTCCAAATCAATGGACTCCATTGAAGCTGCGCGTGGGGAGGTTAGGAAGGTATTGACAGGTGATACTGCCCGCCTGTGGAGGAACCGTGGCAAGTGCCCTCTAACACCAAGTGAAACAGCATTTATCCTCCAAGCGCTAGACATTCCTTCAAATACAAACATTTATTTAGCTGCTGGTGATGGACTAATGGAACTTGAGGGTTTCACATCCATTTACAAAAATATATACACTAAATCATCTCTCCTGGCCCATGAAGATTTTGAGAATATGCATGGCAACACAAAAGCTGCCCTTGACTACTATGTTTCAGTCAACAGTGATGCCTACATTGCCACATTCTTTGGGAATATGGATAAGATGGTAACTGCAATGAGAACAATGCAAGGTCTCCAGAAGACACTGGTCTTGAGCAGGAGGGCTTTCGCAAACTACACTGCCGCTGGCCTAGCAGGAGAGCAACTGGCTAAGGCTATGTGGGATGCTCATCGAGAGGAATATATCAGAGGCAGGGGATCGGCTCTGCCCGAGTACTGCTTTTGTGAGTTCAAATTGTAG